The sequence TTATGGAGAAAATAGGCTTAATGAATCAATACTCAAAGTTAACCCTCCTTTTAAGACCCATATCATCTGGTTTTGTAATGACTGGGCTCCTGAAATCTGttcaaataaatagaaataagaGTATTCGATAAATGTAGTTGGGCATAAATACCTGTAAAATGCTCAAGGTTCTGAACAAGTTGTTTTCTTTTAGATACTGTTCGATTAAACGCACCacactgaaaataaacaaaacaatacATAAAATCAACGAGATCATCATCACTCACACGTCCACAGACACAGGTCCCGACGTGACCACAACAACATACGCAGCTGGCATGCACCCACAGAGGGGCTTGTCACATTAGCTGGGggccaaaataaaaaattcgaCCCAGTTACCCTGTGCAGTGGAATGCTGGCTTTGATTATAGACCGGAGTTTGTTTCAGTAGACGCTATGCTTGTTTTGCCTTTTAGGCGATTTAAACTCAGACTACCCTAACCCGAAATGTTTGCTCGATTTCCTCAAAATCTTCGCTAAAATTTCACCTAAAACGTATTTCACACTgagatatttatttgaaaaatcgttATGAATCCTTGAAGAAGGGTATcattgataaaatgaaataagtatCAGCAAAATAACATTAAAAACTTACTCTGTAGACTCGATTTCCACCGCCATAGTGTTCGATTATTCCGCCAGATGGCGAGTGGAGATACGAGTCATTTAGTTTTGAATATTAACGagtttatatttgtatattcttctatttacATACATTATCGTATGAGAAACTatcaaatgatgatgatagaagaattaaaatgattttaatatatcTTCAAAGGAAATATGTATTGatgtttcaaatgaattattgaacTATTTTGACCGAGATAAAACGGACTTCAGTAGACTGGTTCCCTTGAGATTCACTTGCCATAGTAACCGTTGCAAGGTAGCGACGACCAAGGACAACGTTACGGACGGCGCAATACACCATCATGGCAAATGAAAATCCAAAGGAAATTGTAATAGCAGCAAAAGAACGAGGTATTCttaaaaataaactaaataGAGAAAGGCTCTATTGAAATTGATGTAATTCAAAAcataaatttcattaaaaattaagTATCCAACTTCGGGACTGGAGGACTAGTCCACTGCGCTACGCCGGTCTCGAGGGCAAACTCATTTCAATCTTTTCATTCAGGGGGTATCGCCtcttaaaacaattattctTAAACTTTTAAGACAGCAAGCGCCCGAGGGAGGATTTTATTCTTTGGAAATCTTTTTTCAGGTCCTGGTCCTGGGCGATATGGCCTTCCATCAACCTGTGGTTACAGTGATCATGATTCAACCAAACGAGTTCAGCCGGCTTATACCTTTGGTCAACGAGTAAAAAATCTATGTTAGTAATTACTTATCGTCTTGCTTTCTGCATCAcagtgaaaatgtttttctaatgtATATTAATGAGTCTTATCGTGAATAGGCCCTGTCGTTGGTATGATAACATTtcttttaaatatattttcgttGTCAGATGCAAACGACTGTAGTCCGGGACCAGGTTATCACATTGAATCTTCTATTACTCGACACGGCAAAGACGGAACTCCTTCGTATTCTATTCTCGGTCGTCCAAAAAATCTTAGTAAGTTAAATAACGGTTTGTAGAAATCGatagataattaatttcagTTTATTAACGAGGTCACGAAGGTGGTAAATTCAAAACCAGAATTCAGGACGAATGATAGTTTTTgggaaacagaaaatgctCAAAAAGACTCATAGAATTACTTAAATCAACTGTGTGGGTTTTGGCTCATTAAATTCTGCTTGATCAGTCACTTCTCGGTACGATGAACACAAATATCTATAGAGTTGCAGTCTTTCGAAGTTACCTCAAAAGTTTTAAAGTTGTAAATTATACTCTTTAgtaaaaatctataaatttCTCAAACTTATTTCCAGGATATGATAAAACTCCGGCTCCGGGCGCTTATTCACCCGAAAAGGTTCATCCTCAAGGAGAAACCCATGCGCCTGCTTATTCCATGTCAGCGCGTACTAGGTACCGTAAACGAGACGCTAATCCGTCACCGAATATTTACCGTCTACCTCCACTGGTCGGTCCGTATCAACCGAATCGTCGTTCAGCGCCCAGCTATTCTATGACCGACCGCCCGATTGTCGGTGGTTTCGCCGAAGATCTCGCTAAAACTCCCGGACCAGGACGATATAACAGCATCGAACCGAACACGATGAAGAGTCGAGCGCCGGTCTATTCGATGCTCGGACGCAGTTTTATGCCCGGCGACAACACGAAGAAACCGGGACCAGGCGCCTATCGTCCAGAATGCGTACATATCAACCGAGCTGCCCCGCCGAAATTCTCGCTCGGAATTCGCCACTCAGAATACGTCACGCCGTTAATCATCGAAGTCTCCGAATAGAAAACGAATGACGTCACTCATGCTGAACTTACAGaaaaaattacatatttatttcattcgatatttatcatttatacaGTATTTTGAGCTTTATAAACATGTACCGATACCCGAGTTAACTTTCATCCAACGTACTATGCCTTATTGTTACACGCAATTTTCTGCGCTTTCGAATAaacagtaaattattgaataaatgatgaaaaatgagATATTTCACTCCTTCAGTCGGATATAGATTCTCAACGCTCCAACGCTGCAACACAAGTTTGGAAAATCCTCGCAATGGTccaaataatgtttttattgtttgCGTGGAATAGGTGAAGGAATCATAATTAGTGAATATTacttatttgaatcaatacaaGGCCGGCTGTCACTGAAAATCCATTTTATTCCGGAGACACATTGTGCGCATTGAAACCGATTGATCGATGCATGTTTTGTCCATTTCGGGACGTAATAACCTCATAAATTATCGTATCGTATCAATCGTTATTTCATCGAGTCCCGGTTTATATTCAAAGCTTTGATTTGAATCGACGATGCGAAGGCGATAAGAATATTCATCATCgttaataaatatatgattgATCTTTACACCAGCTGGGTTTCCAGAAAGCTGAGAGAGTGCCGCTTTTATTGCATCGCGCCAATGACCATAAACAGTAACGAACTAGGGGATAATCTATCAGTGAGATATCAGTCACACGGTCGATTCGGCTAACATAGTTTTCCTCAATTTATCTTTACGATTACAATTGCGTATCGATAGACAACAGATTATCAACAATATCACCGATAAAACGCTTCCTACAACATAACAAGAACTTATCACCCAAAACGCGTAATTATACAACCACGGATCGCAATAGATCGGGTCGCCTGGTTCATCGCGAACAGCGTTAAATTTATTCTTCAAACGATATACCCACACATTACCTGCCAATAGAAAACAATACAGGCAACTATCAGGAAGAACCTCATTTCCAACTGATATTCTATGTATCCAAACACACGAAGTTAGGCCATGAAATATCCAATATATAGAATCGTTTGATAAtgatcaatttcaattttgcttTTTGGATGAAAATCTGGCAAGCGGAAAATCTTTCTTTCGTCACATTGTTAGTCATATAGTCTTATGTAAATACTGAGACATTTACTGATCGTGTATTTGTAAGTAAACATGTGTAATGGTCAGAGAGATTCAGGATTAATTCCGTATATAACTCACCGGCCACGAACACCATCAAACCGAGTATATTTACGAATGCCAGTAAGGGACACATTTTAAAGATGCAATTCGTCAGCGGAGTCGCGTGAGGATCGTTCGTACGGAGTGGTTTACATTCGAGTCTTTGCATGATAATCAATGTTATCATCAGTACAGACGGAACTAATGTGACCAGTATTCCTGATATTCCTGCCACCAACATAAATATAGGAACGAACTTCTCCGCTGGACACTGGTCGAGATATGAAGTACCTACAACCAAAAATGAAACATGAAGATGCATAACTCAAAACTCAAAACGCAGCATTTTTTGACTACGTATCTTTTCActtttcaaactattttttagtttttgtaACCAATTCATTTTCGCGATTGAATTGTGGCCCACTCACTCACCTACgataaacattgatattgGTAATGCTGATGATAGACCTAGAGGTATAATAATccaaactgaaatatataaccgtATAACATATTATTAGCGGTATGGATGGATTGTATCCGACTAAATGTATTTGCTTTCGGTGCTTCCTATTTACTCACAAGAAGTACATAGAATAGTTACACATCGTCGCAGGAATTCGCCTTTATCTTCCGATTCTTTTAGCGCTACCTTTATTCGTCTGAATATTGACTTGGATTTCGTCGCTTGATCTTAACACGAAGAAACAAATGGAAAACGTTTATATAGATTATCGATAGAAAAagaccagcaccagcagcagcagccgagAGTTCCATCTTAGTTTGAATCATCGTTTGGATCTAAACTATGTATTTTGAagagaaattaattatctaACTAACTGTACCTTTAGTCAAGGAGGTATATGACTGTCGAGTCTTCATGTGCTGCATAATATGGTGACCATTTCCTAAATGCTGACTGTATCTCAACTGTGCCATATCCTCCAATCCCAGTTCACTTCTGCGACCAACTAACGGACTTTGCTGCTGAAATTGTTCGCTTGTTGGTCGATAATCCCGAGGAGACAAATTCTCGGCAGTTTGATGGCGATATTCACGAGGATGAAGATAATTCTCAGCCGGGTACTGACGATACTCTCTCCCGGAGCTGCTATCTGACGATAATTGATGCATTTGACGATATTCCCTCGTGAGGCTATCCGGTAATCCAGGCCGATACTCGCGTCCCAGGCTCGAACCTCTTACACCGCCAGCGTAAGCCGATCCGTAACTACTACTCGACATCGTTGGTAGCTGTAAGATGATCGTAtcgaaaaattaaattaaagATTGTCTGAAGTTTGAACGCAATCCTGAGGTAGATATATACTAGCAAACGAGACTG is a genomic window of Tubulanus polymorphus chromosome 5, tnTubPoly1.2, whole genome shotgun sequence containing:
- the LOC141906163 gene encoding ciliary microtubule associated protein 1A-like, whose protein sequence is MANENPKEIVIAAKERGPGPGRYGLPSTCGYSDHDSTKRVQPAYTFGQRVKNLYANDCSPGPGYHIESSITRHGKDGTPSYSILGRPKNLRYDKTPAPGAYSPEKVHPQGETHAPAYSMSARTRYRKRDANPSPNIYRLPPLVGPYQPNRRSAPSYSMTDRPIVGGFAEDLAKTPGPGRYNSIEPNTMKSRAPVYSMLGRSFMPGDNTKKPGPGAYRPECVHINRAAPPKFSLGIRHSEYVTPLIIEVSE
- the LOC141906342 gene encoding uncharacterized protein LOC141906342, which codes for MVCGAMMIPDYSLWEHQDQQQCEKLLQVHGSPPSMPKQNDKLPTMSSSSYGSAYAGGVRGSSLGREYRPGLPDSLTREYRQMHQLSSDSSSGREYRQYPAENYLHPREYRHQTAENLSPRDYRPTSEQFQQQSPLVGRRSELGLEDMAQLRYSQHLGNGHHIMQHMKTRQSYTSLTKDQATKSKSIFRRIKVALKESEDKGEFLRRCVTILCTSFWIIIPLGLSSALPISMFIVGTSYLDQCPAEKFVPIFMLVAGISGILVTLVPSVLMITLIIMQRLECKPLRTNDPHATPLTNCIFKMCPLLAFVNILGLMVFVAGNVWVYRLKNKFNAVRDEPGDPIYCDPWLYNYAFWVISSCYVVGSVLSVILLIICCLSIRNCNRKDKLRKTMLAESTV